The sequence cattaatattatatttacggatataaaactctaggtcgtTCAGCCTAGGCTAAATACTAGCATAtttcatgatataaatttgattgtgtgTTCATCCATATGTGAAGAGTGTTttttaggcaatctgtacctcatgctattatatcctctaatattacaaattatagattcacataagaaacatataactttatgattatggatttcattacagataatggtcttaaacttaaaagtacttttaaccatttcaaacatttggtcttagctttgttccacttctcagcacagtctcCTCGGTTGCTGTGCCAGATGCACCTGGGGTGCTGGTTGCCACACTGAACTCGATACAACCGGGTTGGTTTGGTCCCTAGAGTTTTTTATAGacgttttgtattatttttgtgtataataCACTGAATATTTCCACgctatattgcatacatacatgcacacacacacacacacacgcatgtgtatagaaatacacatacatgcatactgtatgtgtgtgcatatgtatatatgtatgtatatatatgtgtgtgtatatatgtatatatgtatatatatatatatatatatatatatatatatgtgtgtgtgtgtgtatatctatagagCTGCGgtagctctctctctatatatctgagttcgagagttcgagtcaccggcttgcgcgttgttcccctgggcaagaaaCTTCACGATTCAGCGGAGTGTCCCGTGCCAGTCCCAAGCCGGATNNNNNNNNNNNNNNNNNNNNNNNNNNNNNNNNNNNNNNNNNNNNNNNNNNNNNNNNNNNNNNNNNNNNNNNNNNNNNNNNNNNNNNNNNNNNNNNNNNNNtgtgtatgcctatatatacatatatatatacatatatgtatatacatacatatatataaatatatatgtatatttatgcataaatataaacatatacatagatatatatggatatatgtaaatatacacaccttTGAATTTgcgtatatttacttatctattaatttatctatttacatacatatacacacagggatatataaacatgtatgtatatatgtatatttctggatacatatatatatgcacacattgtgtgcatatatatacaattattgaaatcagtatatatatatttatacatatacatacacattgtgtatatatacatatttacaaatatctatatatgtatatatatccacacttatataaaaacacacacacattgtatatatatatatatatatatatatgtgtgtgtatatacatatatatttatatggatgcatgtatatcaatgaattaataaatatatacattaatagatatatgtgtagatatgtatacatgcatatatatttatcatatctatttagatatatttatacatatgcataaacatgtgtctgtatatatgtatatatatttagatatatttatacatatgcatatacatgtgtctgtatgtgtatatatatatatatatatatatatatatatatatttggatatatatgtatatataactatatatatatttgcacatgtatgtgtacatttgtatatatgtacatatactgtatatgtatacatacgtttataagtatatatacacatgtatgtatatgttataacaatcccgcttgtagtacagtgcagtacagcgtaggttgagagtttatgtaaaattaagctttaagatgtctaggggaagcagcggaataattacaagtaatgagaatagcttatattagagcttataaatgaatatcaagtatatatctgaagttcgtaaagtttgtagcttttactattttcttgaatttatacgtttataaataatcatcaactgtatttttgaatcactagttattatgaagttattatttagtattcttttgttaaatatttatctttctattacttatttcaaaatgatttagtgtttccagtaatagtccttatttctattatatttgttaATAGCAGACTTAAAtaagtattccttattatctatacattacgtgcatcatccagttatttcattacaattagataattctcatttaacgtttcttaatagtcttaggttatcatggtagtttcCTAGTATTCTTAAGGTTATcttctcacagtaggtttatttaaattgaacaatatttcacaagtttaattatttcattaattatattgcacacaacaaaacattaaacattatacaaaatgaaaatatattgaagataaatagaatttcttttacaattctaacggcgatttaatacactcgttttcccccagaaagccggattaccgtataacaataataacaccacttatttccttatgtttcacctcataccctaacacacaaagtatatacttcaccagtatacttagatgtaacCAAGGTTCCAGATGTTCGAACCAATTTccaaagttagtccaccgtgtacccgtgtacctgggagtgaatggagcaatggccgctcagtcgagactcacgttttcagtccacgtcgccccccaggttgactgctgcgccctccgcttcggaacctcggattCGCGAATCCTCAAGCTCAAAGCGCAATACGCGCactactttcgaacgcacttttttatgtcactttggtacgcacaggccgtaaatttggagagattgtaataatgtgtatatacatggtgtatgtatatgtgtatatacatggtgtatgtatatgtgtatatacatggtgtatgtatatgtgtatatacatggtgtatgtatatgtgtatatacatggtgtatgtatatgtgtatatacatggtgtatgtatatgtgtatatacatggtgtatgtatatgtgtatatacatggtgtatgtatatgtgtatatacatggtgtatgtatatgtgtatatacatggtgtatgtatatgtgtatatacatggtgtatgtatatgtgtatatacatggtgtatgtatatgtgtatatacatggtgtatgtatatgtgtatatacatggtgtatgtatatgtgtatatacatggtgtatgtatatgtgtatatacatggtgtatgtatatgtgtatatacatggtgtatgtatatgtgtatatacatggtgtatgtatatgtgtatatacatggtgtATGTATAAGATTTCGTACCCGGTCAGAAACTGGCTTAGTACAACTGTTTCCCTCGAAAATGTTCCTTAGGTGCGTTTATGTATCACAATGCGCGTAAACCTTTCCAAAGGAAACAATACGCCAAACAAAATTCCATTCCAAATTTATTGGTCAAAGGGCAGTTAATAGTAGACTTGTTAAGCCGATAAAAGAAAGATCTTGGTGGTGTCCACAGGGAAAATGCTAAAGAAACGATTGAAAagcaaaagcaagaaagagataaaatggcCAAGCACGCAGTTCCTCAACAGTCGGTCCAGAGCTTGTGTCCTGCGGCCATGCACTCGCCTGTGCATGGCTCAGACGGGGTAACAAACTCTCCTTTTGGAACAGGCTTCTATGCAGCATTTCTGGCCCGGTGGACACTGGTCGTCACTGTAGCAGAACTGCAAAGGAGGGAGGGTTCGTGAGAGATGGCTTGCTTTACTCCGTACAGCTACATGGAAAGAAATAATTTCAGGAAAGGAAAGATGCGCGTTTGACGTCTAGAAACCTTGCTTCATCAGAATTACGAATTTCTCGAAATGAGTTAGAAATTATTCGGTCTGTTGCAGAACTTTTAAGGAAACTGTTTTCTTCACAGTAGTTGTTTTTAACTGACTGCAAGGAATTATTAACTGCCATGACTTTGTACAATCATAAAAACATATTAAACCAAATATTCATATAGAAGCAGTAAATAAACGTCATGACATGAGCTGCTATTATATTGCGTGCCTGTATGTAAAGTCTATTCTTCGTATGAATTGAAACTTAccattatgaaattattatttttaaatgctCCGTCTTTTAATCATGTATTACTTTTCATCGTGACAATAACTTTGCAGGCTAATGATTCTTCTTGAATTATGGGTTTGACACCATTAAATATCAAATTATTGACAAGACAAAAACGTAAAGGCAATGATGAGCGAGCGAAGTCTCCGAGGCGAGCGGACAAGGAGCGAAGAGGAGCCGGAAATACTTACGGGGATCTTTCCGTCGAAGAAGTCGATGCacggaggggggtaggggcagcgagggggaggtgggggatctGTTGGAGAATAGATTTGGTTGGAAATGAAttggagggaatgagaaggaagaaagaaaaaaagaaaacgttttaCAGATAAATATTAGTTGTAGCTCAGTACCTCTATGTGTATTCATGTCCATATACTTCATAATCGCTTATCTATTtgacatctacttatctatatgtctgtctatttatctttcactaaatataaatataatcgaACATATCATCTCACTCCTTAAAGTAAACATTAAATACatgctttttcttatatatatatatatatatatatataactttgccCACCATACAACACAGAGGTCAAAGGGCACAGGTCACTCACCACAGCACAGGTCAGTCTACCCAGGAGTCTGGCAGTAACGGGTGCAATTCCGGCTCGCCATGACTACCACGAAGCAGGCAGCGAGAAGGACAACAAAGCGAAGGCGCAACTGTAATGCAAATTCATGTTAAGATCATTTATAaacaaagagaagacagaaaaaaaaaatcagggcatATGTTAACATACTTCgaaggtaaatgaaaaaaaaaaattgaaggtaAACGATTCCTTAATGAAGTTGATtcctattaaaaaaataaagaattcagtaaaagaaataaatagatcgataaaataaaaaataagtaatggaTAAATATAATGTTATCGTCGAGAGCAACCAACCATCGCGTAGAATCGGAATGTTATTTGTTTACAAGAAGGCTACAGACTGAACTGTTATTGCAGGCAAGAGACTGGCTCTTTATATGCCTCCAAAGAGCGTCCAGTTGCCGCATAGACATTGGCGAGTGCGCGAAGGTGAACCGTCAATGCCGTTACTAACCGCAGGTATTTTAATAGTATAACGTcttcatgcatgaatacataaacaaatacatatacatgcatagaagATACACACGCACTGGCATATCTATAAATCTTcctgtctaccaatctatctatccatctatctccaatATCAAGAAaacgatgataacagtatcatatatatatatgtacatatatatgtatgtatgcgtagatatatatctattcatatatatatatatatatatatatatatatatatatacacacctctgtgtatatatatataaatgcagttatacatatatacatttatatatacctttgaatgtgtacatatatatatatatatatatattaatttactaattcatctgtttatttatttattttcatacatatgcatatatatatatgtatgtacatatatacatgtatatgtatatataagtatacatatccatatacacacatatatacgtatgtacatatatgtatatgcacaaacgtattcacacacacatatatttatatataacatatatatatttatgcatatatacacacatttatatgtgtatatatacatatatattgtgtgtatatgtatatttagctatctagctatatatcatcatcagcctgtatcaatctactgcaagacgtaggcctcttccaatATTTTCCGACTTTGTCTGTCGCGTCTTTTGTTTCCAGGCTTGGCCCCCAGATTTCGTTATTCCGCCAGCCATTTtctcattggtctggcccttggtctctttatgcTATCTATAGCCCGGCCTGTTACTTTCCAACTCTGGGACGTTTTCTATTCAAATCGTTTATTATTTGTTTCCCTTCATATGCTGATTcgctgcaaatcttagattgtttaggtattcgtcccttatctttccgttccattctagctttttgaatatttcctcaaggcaagctgtaagcagttttggtgagatggagTGGCTCTAACACCTTTTCAAAttgatattttatcggtttccgtgttgagctttatggttgctgtcccatcttcgtatatatcttccattattttacaatatacctcctctactccttgtcttcaaATAGTTTCTAATACCGCAGGTATTTGTACATAATCAAATGCCTTGTCGTAATTGATGAATGAGTTTTTTCCGTTGCGAAGGCAATTGTTTTAAAAACTGGCCAGTTTCActattgcaatttctcctgcatctatgataaggtctatactaattccgtcttcacctggtgttttccctctcttcatgccacTAAgcgctgtttttatttcttctgttgtgatgttaggtacatctctagttaccgcgttcgcttctatccgaggctgttcatttgagttgtatagatccctgtaaaagtcttccattacTCATACGATTCCATTCTttttatgtcacttctccgtctggttttgttttgcatacatttgatttctctctaTTCCGAGTCTTCTTTTAgccgttttcatgctggtacctgaaatcactgtttcatttattatttgagtattgagtatccgtacttctctcttctttttatttatagcctttgttagttcagctaattcttcTTTGTCCCTGTTTAATGATACTTTCATGATCTttcgtttttgcataagctgtttagtttctaccgagaacttgctggagctttgcttgacgttcatACCGCCTGCTTCAAGTTcggcttcctttattatgtcatcgAACTGATCGAGTTGATTTGTTCAATGGTCGGATTTTCTCCGCTGAGTAGTGACTATCTGTTTTGGATATTAAGGATAAATTATGTCGCTCtgctacacatatacatcatgtataaacatataaacatgtgtgagtttatatacaaatatatttgtaaattctgtatatatatgcatatataaatgtgtatgaatacttataaacatatatatacatatatatatatatatatatatatatatatgtgtgtgtgtatgcctatatatatatatgtatatatacacatatgtatatatacatatatacaaatatatatgtatatatatatatatacaaatatatatgtatatatacatgaatataatatacacatatatatagatagatagatagatatatggatatatataaatacatacctttgaatttgtgtatatatattcattcatctatctatttattcactgacatacatacatgcatatacacacagggatatataaatatatatgtgtatatgtacttatatatatacacatttgcacatacaatgtgtgtatatatacatatacatatattcaaatcaatatatatatatattcatacctatacatagtgtgtatatacatatataaaaatgtatatctatatacacatatataaaaacacacatacaacgtatgtatgtatatatacgtatatatttatatgtatgcatgcatgtatgttaatgaatagatatataaattaattgatatatatatatatttagatatgtatatttacacatatgcatatacatgtgtttgtatatgtatatatatttgcatatacatgtatatatatatctatacatttgcacatgtgtatatttgtatatatgtttatatacttgtatatacatatatatacacatatgtatgtatatatgtgtatacatatatacatggcgTATGTACAAGATTTCGTACCTGGTCAGAAACTTGCTCAGTACACTTTTCTTTCGAAAATGTTCCATAGGTGCGTTTTTGTATCACAATGTCTGATGCACGTAAGCCATTCCAAGAGACACAAAAATCCAAACAAAATTACATTACAAATTTATTGGTCGATGGGCACTTATGCATTACAGAGAAGAGATGTTAAGCCAACAGAAGAAAGATCTTGGTGGTGTCCACAGGGAAAATgctaaagaaacaaatgaaaagcaaaagcaagaaagagataaaatggcCAAGCACGCAGTTCCTCAGACAGTCGGTCCAGAGCTTGTGTCCAGCGGCCATGCACTCGCTGGGGCATGGCTCAGACGGGCAAACAAACTTTCCTTTTGGAACAGGCGTCTGTGCAGCATTTCTGGCCCGGTGGACACTGGTGGTCGCTGTAGCAGAACTGCAAAGGATGAGGGAGGGTTCGTGAGAGATGGCTCGCTTTACTACGTGtaaggaaggaaatagaggagtTTCAGGAAAGGGAAGATGCACGTTTGGCGTCGAGAAAATTTGCTTCAAAAGAATGACATATTTCTCGAAATGAGTTGGAAATTATTCTGTCTCATTCAGAGCATTTAGAAACTGTTTTCTCAACAGTCATTGTTTTTAACTGAGTGCAAAGAATCATCAactacacaaaaaacaaaataatatttagaCAAATATTCATACAGAAACAGTAAATAAATGTCATGACATGGACTTCTATCATATTACGTGTATGTAAACTTTATTCTACTTATAAAAGGAAACTTACCTTTATGAAATAACAAAAGATTtacaagacaaaaacacaaaggCAATGCTGAAAATCAaccaaaaaagtaaaacaaaaaacttcACTGTATATCCTCGTGTTCATCCACCTCATGGCAGTTGGAACGAGCGAAGTCTCCGAGGCGAGCGGACAATAGCCGGACATAAGCCAACATAAGAAAGATCTTGGTGGCGTCCACAGGGAAAATGCTAAAGAAACGAATGAAAAGCAtaaacaagaaagagataaaatggcAAATTGAACCGGAAGAGGAGCCGGAAATACTTACGGGGATCTTGCCGTCGAAGTCGATGCacggaggggggtaggggcagcgagggggaggtgggggatctGTTGGAGAATAGATTTGGTTGGAAGTGGaatgggagggaatgagaaggaaaaacaggGAAACACATTTTACAGATGAATATTATTTGTAGCTCAGTACGATGTATCTCTTtgtgtattcatgtttatatacttCGTAATCACTTATCTATTtgacatctacttatctatatgccTGTGTCCATTTATATCTTACTACGTATGATAGTAATCGAACCTATCGTCTTAAAgtaaacataatatacatgcctttcttataaatatatatatatatataactttgccCACTATAAAGCACAAAGGTCACAGGTCACTCACCACAGCACAGGTCAGTCTGCCCAGGAGTCTGGCAGTAACGGGTGCAGTTCTGGCTCGCCATGACTACCACGAAGCAGGCAGCGAGAAGGACAACAAAGCGAAGGCGCAACTGTAATGCAAATTCGAGTTAAGATACACAAAGAgaagatagacaaaaagaaaagaaagaaagaaaaaaaaaaacgggatatTTGTGTCCGTACTTTAGAGAATTCACTAAAATGATAAGTTGATCGACAAAATCGAAAATAAGTAATGGATAAAGATAATGTCATCTTCGAGAACAACCAACCATCGCGTAGAATCAGAATGTTATTTATCTACAAGAAGGCTACAGGCTGAACTGTCATTGCAGGCAGAAAACGGGCTTCTTATATGCTTCCAAAGTGCGTCCAATTGCCGCATAGCCACTGGCAACAGCGCGAAGGTGAACCGTCAATGCTGTTGCTAACTGCAggaattttaattatataatgtcttcatgcagtcatacatacaggaataaatatacatgcatagaagatacacacacgcactgacatatctctatatctacttgtttatcaatctatttatctatctgtccatctatctacaatgccaagaaaaggatgataagaataatggtttatatatatgtacctatctacctatcaatctatttatttatgtatatgtatgtatgtatatatagatctatatacatatataaatgtatagctctgtatatataaatatatatacatatatacatacatacatttatacatacgaatatatacagatatatttaaatgtatatatgtatatatttttatataaaggtCTATATTTccttacatttattcatacattttcttatctatttattaatttacatacatatatatatacatatgtatatgtatatatatttatttatatgcatatacatgtacattgtgtgtgtttatatagatatttatacatatatatgtatacaattatacaaatgtgtttattgttatttacttgtatatatatatgtatgtatctatacatatttatgtatacgtatatataacacacacactattatatatacgtatatatatttatttattcatatatataaacatatatatacacatatgtatacataagtatacatacttgtttatgtatatataaatatatatctatatttctacatatatccatatacgctcatatatgtgcatatatatatatatacacacgtatatatgtatatatatatatgtatatgcacatatgtataaacacacatacgaaaaatatttatttatacatatacatacacatgtatatgtatatttatgcatatatatacatatatattgtgtgtatatgtacgtctagctgtctacctatataacaccagcc is a genomic window of Penaeus chinensis breed Huanghai No. 1 chromosome 23, ASM1920278v2, whole genome shotgun sequence containing:
- the LOC125037533 gene encoding small proline-rich protein 2G-like isoform X2, with the translated sequence MLRLRFVVLLAACFVVVMASQNCTRYCQTPGQTDLCCDPPPPPRCPYPPPCIDFDGKIPFCYSDDQCPPGQKCCIEACSKRRVCYPV
- the LOC125037533 gene encoding small proline-rich protein 2G-like isoform X1, with the protein product MLRLRFVVLLAACFVVVMASQNCTRYCQTPGQTDLCCDPPPPPRCPYPPPCIDFDGKIPFCYSDHQCPPGQKCCTDACSKRKVCLPV